From the genome of Glycine max cultivar Williams 82 chromosome 2, Glycine_max_v4.0, whole genome shotgun sequence, one region includes:
- the LOC100804297 gene encoding SKP1-interacting partner 15 → MEEEAGIYRLAEDSLRQIFCRLPLREIMICRSVSKFFLQLLSTPSFLQVLSSSHPPLQLLALRNRHHTPSHTSLPLFDPATKSWLHFPLDFLPFHSPLPVASSLGLLYLWAHNNSNSNSKSLICCNPLTRTFRVLPHLGSAWSRHGSVLVDSEDRVMVLTELAALYCHRNTTTWLKFSSNLPSKPRSSLLINDSAFALCDVGSPWRNRWKLFSCTIKSTTTSVVPVWSPLDRHEWGDVFDVLNRPRLVRGGHGNFILMVGGLKSSFALNAPCSTILVLRLDLDNLRWDEAARMPPEMFRAFRESTKFKVFGGAGDMVCFSAKRIGKLALWDRRASEGHEWRWIDNLPENGKGLYRGFVFEGRLNAVP, encoded by the coding sequence ATGGAGGAAGAGGCAGGGATCTACCGTCTAGCGGAGGACAGCCTCCGGCAGATATTCTGCAGGCTGCCACTGAGGGAAATAATGATATGCCGCTCAGTGTCAAAATTCTTCCTGCAGCTGCTCTCAACACCTTCGTTCCTCCAGGTCCTCTCCAGCTCCCATCCACCCCTCCAGCTCCTGGCCCTCCGCAACCGCCACCACACCCCTTCTCACACCTCTCTCCCCCTCTTCGACCCCGCCACCAAATCATGGCTCCACTTCCCCCTCGACTTCCTCCCCTTCCACTCCCCTCTCCCCGTCGCCTCCTCCCTCGGCCTCCTCTACCTCTGGGCCCACAACAACTCCAACTCCAACTCCAAGTCCCTCATCTGTTGTAACCCTCTCACCCGCACTTTCCGCGTCCTCCCCCACCTCGGCTCCGCCTGGTCCCGCCACGGCTCTGTCCTCGTCGACTCCGAGGACCGCGTCATGGTCCTCACGGAGCTCGCCGCCCTCTACTGCCACCGCAACACCACCACCTGGCTCAAATTCTCCTCCAACCTCCCCTCAAAACCCCGTTCATCTCTTCTCATCAACGACTCCGCCTTCGCCTTATGTGATGTCGGCTCCCCCTGGCGCAACCGGTGGAAGCTCTTCTCTTGCACCATCAAATCCACAACTACTTCAGTCGTCCCTGTCTGGTCCCCCCTCGACCGCCACGAGTGGGGGGACGTCTTCGATGTCCTCAATCGGCCCCGCCTCGTCCGTGGCGGCCACGGCAATTTCATCCTCATGGTCGGCGGCCTCAAGTCCTCCTTCGCCCTCAACGCCCCCTGCTCCACCATCCTCGTCCTCCGCCTCGACCTCGACAACCTCCGCTGGGACGAGGCCGCCCGCATGCCTCCTGAAATGTTCCGCGCCTTCCGTGAGTCGACCAAGTTCAAGGTCTTCGGCGGCGCCGGCGACATGGTCTGCTTCTCCGCCAAGAGGATCGGGAAATTGGCGCTCTGGGACCGCCGTGCCTCCGAGGGGCACGAGTGGAGGTGGATCGATAACCTCCCCGAGAACGGCAAAGGCCTCTACCGCGGGTTTGTGTTCGAAGGGAGGCTCAATGCTGTCCCCTGA
- the LOC102665310 gene encoding extensin — MGSLMAYATLTLVLAIIVTLSLPSQTSADKYDYSSPPPPEKPYKYKSPPPPPYKYPSPPPPPKKPYKYPSPPPPIYKYKSPPPPPPYKYPSPPPPPYKYPSPPPPVYKSPPPPYKYPSPPPPPYKYPSPPPPVYKYKSPPPPYKYPSPPPPPKKPYKYSSPPPPYHY; from the coding sequence ATGGGGTCCCTAATGGCCTATGCTACTCTTACTCTCGTATTGGCAATAATAGTCACTCTAAGCTTGCCATCTCAAACCTCAGCTGACAAGTACGACTATTCATCTCCTCCACCACCAGAGAAGCCCTACAAGTATaagtcaccaccaccaccaccctaCAAGTACCcttctcctccaccaccacctaaGAAGCCCTACAAATACCCATCTCCTCCACCTCCAATTTACAAGTAcaaatcaccaccaccaccaccaccctaTAAGTACCCATCTCCCCCACCACCACCATATAAGTATCCATCTCCTCCACCCCCAGTTTACAAGTCACCTCCTCCACCGTATAAGTACCCTTCTCCTCCACCTCCACCATACAAGTATCCATCTCCACCACCCCCAGTTTACAAGTACAAGTCTCCACCACCACCATACAAGTACCCTTCCCCTCCACCACCACCTAAGAAACCATACAAGTATTCATCTCCACCTCCCCCTTACCACTACTAA